A single window of Rhodococcus jostii RHA1 DNA harbors:
- a CDS encoding protein kinase family protein yields MTATPVSGALPHSPQGPDPLAPGTLVATRYRLLGRFAGPDWVQWWHAHDTELCRDVALSLVDSAHVRATDTRPDPVARFCRNTTGTSFSHEGRIAQVYDIAAVGDRIAVVAEWTPGWRVADVAHTVPRPLDAARTVRHLAAATADAHHFGARISLDHPNRVRISHDGLAVLAFPATLADGSAADDVAGLGALLYALLLGTWPLSSSGATRAAGLPPAGRRGDGSVVPPHRVRPAIPRRLSDVAMNALARRPGMATAQAIVDALDRILADARARSASAFATTTKRARPAPTNLSPRPNAPLPALSGALALIVALGAAGWAAGATFSSSDAPPAAVADSMLSQIAPVPDPRQAPLTPSSAAAYSPLRFPDNGATASLAVDANPATSWATDRYPQQLSAAKQGMGLIVSFPGPVDLRTVWIDSPTPGTTVEIRTAPVAWASIDRTQLIGSATLGDGVTQIVARTPAPTDRVLIWISGLSGGESGFQSRLSEIGFLGSGA; encoded by the coding sequence ATGACAGCGACGCCGGTGTCCGGGGCCCTGCCGCATTCGCCGCAGGGCCCGGATCCGCTCGCCCCGGGCACGCTCGTCGCCACCCGATACCGGCTCCTGGGCCGGTTCGCCGGACCCGACTGGGTGCAGTGGTGGCACGCGCACGACACCGAACTGTGCCGGGACGTCGCGCTCAGCCTCGTCGACTCGGCGCACGTCCGCGCCACCGACACACGTCCGGATCCGGTGGCGCGCTTCTGCCGGAACACCACCGGAACCAGCTTCAGCCACGAGGGCCGGATCGCACAGGTCTACGACATCGCGGCGGTCGGCGACCGGATCGCCGTGGTCGCAGAATGGACGCCGGGGTGGCGTGTCGCGGATGTCGCGCACACGGTCCCACGGCCGTTGGATGCCGCTCGCACCGTGCGGCACCTGGCCGCCGCGACCGCAGACGCACACCATTTCGGTGCCCGCATCTCACTCGATCATCCCAACCGGGTGCGGATCTCCCACGACGGACTCGCGGTCCTCGCCTTCCCCGCCACACTTGCCGACGGCAGCGCAGCCGACGACGTCGCGGGGCTCGGTGCGCTGCTGTACGCCCTGCTGCTCGGCACGTGGCCGTTGTCCTCGTCCGGCGCGACCCGCGCAGCCGGGCTGCCCCCGGCCGGCAGGCGTGGTGACGGTTCGGTCGTCCCGCCGCATCGTGTGCGGCCCGCGATTCCACGACGTCTGTCCGACGTGGCCATGAACGCGCTTGCCCGGCGACCCGGGATGGCCACCGCGCAGGCGATCGTCGACGCCCTCGACCGCATCTTGGCGGACGCGCGGGCCCGCTCGGCATCCGCATTCGCCACGACTACGAAGAGAGCCCGCCCGGCACCCACCAACCTGTCACCCCGGCCGAACGCGCCGCTTCCCGCGTTGAGCGGTGCACTCGCCCTGATCGTCGCGCTCGGCGCCGCCGGGTGGGCGGCGGGCGCCACATTCAGCTCGTCGGACGCTCCCCCGGCCGCCGTCGCAGACAGCATGCTCAGCCAGATCGCGCCGGTTCCGGACCCCCGTCAGGCGCCGCTCACCCCGTCGTCCGCGGCCGCCTACTCCCCTCTGCGCTTCCCCGACAACGGTGCCACTGCCTCCCTCGCCGTCGACGCGAACCCCGCGACATCCTGGGCGACCGACCGTTACCCACAGCAACTTTCGGCGGCGAAGCAAGGAATGGGTCTGATCGTGTCGTTTCCCGGGCCCGTCGATCTGCGGACCGTCTGGATCGACTCCCCGACACCGGGCACCACGGTCGAGATCCGGACCGCGCCCGTCGCGTGGGCGAGCATCGATCGCACCCAGCTGATCGGCAGCGCCACCCTCGGTGACGGGGTCACCCAGATCGTGGCCCGGACGCCCGCACCCACCGACCGGGTCCTGATCTGGATCTCGGGACTGTCCGGCGGCGAGTCCGGGTTCCAGTCGCGCCTGTCGGAGATCGGCTTCCTGGGTAGCGGCGCATGA
- a CDS encoding amidase — translation MNPTDMTAVELVTAFSSGELSPVEATQAMLDAITERDRTINSYCLVDEERALAQARKSEERWTTGYSKGLLDGVPISIKDIFLTDGWPTLRGSQAVDEDQPWDVDSPVAARLREDGMVFLGKTTTPEIAWKAVTDSALCGITRNPADPTKTAGGSSGGSAAAVAAGLGPCSVGTDGGGSVRIPASFCGVVGFKPTHGRIPLFPASPFGPLAHAGPLTRTVEDAALLMDILSLPDPRDPTSLAPFATTFRGEIGRDVVGLGVAYSPTLGYVTVDPEVRAIVDRAVQALDAAGLPVTAADPGFSDPIEAFELLWAAGAAAMLKNFPEGARDKVDPGLGKVWERGEKFSAVDYLDARAVAADIGIRMGKFHLTHNVLLTPTVPIPAFEAGYDVPPGSDLTSWPQWTPFTYPFNLTQQPAISIPVGRTAAGLPVGLQIIGPRHSDDLVLAVARYAEHVLG, via the coding sequence ATGAATCCCACCGACATGACCGCCGTCGAACTGGTCACGGCCTTCTCGTCCGGAGAACTTTCGCCGGTGGAAGCGACGCAAGCGATGCTCGACGCCATCACCGAGCGTGACCGCACCATCAATTCCTACTGCCTCGTCGACGAGGAGCGAGCCCTCGCGCAGGCCCGGAAATCCGAGGAGCGCTGGACCACCGGCTACTCCAAGGGGCTGCTCGACGGCGTGCCGATCTCGATCAAGGACATCTTCCTCACCGACGGCTGGCCGACGCTGCGGGGATCACAGGCCGTCGACGAGGACCAGCCGTGGGACGTCGACAGTCCCGTGGCCGCCCGGCTTCGCGAGGACGGCATGGTGTTCCTCGGCAAGACCACGACCCCCGAGATCGCCTGGAAGGCCGTGACCGACAGCGCCCTGTGCGGGATCACCCGCAACCCGGCCGACCCGACCAAGACGGCCGGCGGATCCTCGGGCGGCAGTGCCGCGGCAGTCGCGGCCGGTCTCGGTCCCTGCTCCGTCGGCACCGACGGCGGCGGCAGCGTGCGCATCCCCGCCTCGTTCTGCGGCGTCGTCGGTTTCAAACCCACCCACGGTCGGATCCCCCTGTTCCCGGCGAGCCCGTTCGGGCCGCTGGCGCACGCCGGCCCCCTCACCCGCACGGTCGAGGATGCGGCACTGCTGATGGACATCCTGTCGCTGCCCGACCCGCGCGACCCGACGTCGCTCGCGCCGTTCGCGACCACCTTCCGCGGCGAGATCGGCCGCGACGTGGTCGGACTCGGAGTCGCGTACTCCCCCACGCTCGGCTACGTGACCGTCGATCCGGAGGTCCGGGCGATCGTCGACCGAGCGGTGCAGGCCCTCGACGCGGCCGGTCTGCCGGTCACCGCCGCCGACCCCGGCTTCAGCGATCCGATCGAGGCCTTCGAGTTGCTGTGGGCGGCCGGCGCCGCGGCCATGCTGAAGAACTTCCCGGAGGGTGCGCGCGACAAGGTCGACCCGGGGCTCGGCAAGGTCTGGGAACGGGGCGAGAAGTTCAGCGCGGTCGACTATCTCGACGCTCGCGCGGTCGCCGCGGACATCGGCATCAGGATGGGCAAATTCCATCTGACGCACAACGTCCTGCTCACGCCCACGGTCCCGATTCCGGCCTTCGAGGCCGGTTACGACGTGCCGCCGGGCAGCGATCTCACGAGCTGGCCGCAGTGGACTCCGTTCACCTACCCGTTCAACCTGACGCAGCAGCCGGCGATCAGCATCCCCGTCGGCCGCACCGCAGCGGGTCTGCCGGTGGGTCTGCAGATCATCGGCCCCCGGCACTCGGACGATCTGGTGCTCGCGGTCGCGCGATACGCGGAGCACGTCCTCGGCTAG
- a CDS encoding D-2-hydroxyacid dehydrogenase codes for MSRNPIVAVLHAHVLPSDELMAPVASRAEVRYTGKAGLSDALDGADVLFLYDFLTDAVPGAWHAAGSLQWLHIAAAGVDPVMFPEARDSDVTITNSRGVFDGAIAEYVLAQILSFAKDLPGSLRLQQSHTWQHRESERIAGRTALIVGTGPIGRAIARLLRAAGMKVSGSGRTARNADPDFGTVTATEDLPEQLAAADYVIAVAPLTDQTRHLFRDSTFAAMKPGARFVNVGRGELVRTDDLVAALRAGTIAGAALDVFDTEPLPAGHPLWDMPNVSITPHNSGDFAGWRDDLVTVFTDNFERWVAGYPLENVVDKHLGYVPSR; via the coding sequence GTGAGTCGGAACCCGATCGTCGCGGTGCTACATGCCCACGTCCTGCCGAGCGACGAACTCATGGCACCCGTCGCGTCCCGTGCCGAAGTTCGCTACACCGGCAAGGCGGGGCTGAGCGACGCCCTCGACGGCGCAGACGTGCTGTTCCTCTACGACTTCCTCACCGACGCGGTGCCGGGAGCCTGGCACGCCGCCGGCTCGCTGCAGTGGCTGCACATCGCCGCGGCAGGCGTCGATCCCGTGATGTTCCCCGAGGCCCGCGACAGCGACGTCACGATCACCAACTCACGGGGCGTGTTCGACGGGGCGATCGCCGAGTACGTGCTCGCCCAGATCCTCTCGTTCGCGAAGGATCTGCCGGGCTCGCTGCGCCTGCAGCAGTCCCACACGTGGCAGCACCGCGAATCCGAACGGATCGCGGGCCGCACCGCCCTGATCGTCGGCACCGGTCCCATCGGCCGCGCGATCGCACGGCTTCTCCGCGCGGCGGGTATGAAGGTCAGCGGGTCGGGCCGCACCGCACGCAACGCCGACCCCGACTTCGGGACGGTCACCGCAACGGAAGATCTCCCGGAGCAGCTCGCCGCCGCCGACTACGTGATCGCGGTGGCACCGCTCACCGACCAGACCCGCCACCTGTTCCGCGACTCGACGTTCGCCGCGATGAAGCCGGGAGCCCGGTTCGTGAACGTCGGACGCGGTGAGCTCGTCCGCACCGACGACCTCGTCGCAGCGCTCCGGGCGGGGACGATCGCGGGCGCCGCGCTCGACGTGTTCGACACGGAACCGCTCCCCGCCGGCCATCCACTCTGGGACATGCCGAACGTCTCGATCACGCCCCACAATTCGGGCGACTTCGCCGGCTGGCGAGATGACCTCGTAACCGTGTTCACCGACAATTTCGAACGCTGGGTTGCGGGGTACCCGCTCGAGAACGTAGTTGACAAGCACCTCGGGTACGTACCGAGCCGATGA
- a CDS encoding maleate cis-trans isomerase family protein — MLELNIPEFEGPIAQRGIGIIAPFDLALERELWRWAPLEVSLHLARTPYEPVPVSLEMAELVSERRHLMAATRDVLHVEPEVVAYLCTSGSFIKGLEYERTLCDAICEAGAQHAITTSGALVEAIEHLELSRLSVITPYDAPLTERLHAFLHEAGTEVVRSDHLGLGGGIWKVNYRTIAERIIAADDPRSEAIFVSCTNLPTYDVIAPLEQELGKPVLTANQLTIWACLGRMKLPMTGPGKWLRNVF, encoded by the coding sequence GTGTTGGAACTGAACATTCCCGAATTCGAGGGGCCTATCGCGCAACGGGGAATCGGCATCATCGCCCCGTTCGACCTGGCGCTCGAACGAGAACTGTGGCGATGGGCTCCCCTCGAGGTGAGCCTGCATCTGGCGCGCACGCCGTACGAACCCGTGCCCGTCAGCCTGGAGATGGCCGAACTCGTGTCCGAGCGAAGACACCTCATGGCGGCGACGCGCGACGTCCTGCACGTCGAACCCGAGGTCGTGGCCTACCTGTGCACGTCGGGAAGTTTCATCAAGGGCCTCGAATACGAGCGAACCCTGTGCGACGCGATCTGCGAGGCCGGCGCCCAGCACGCGATCACCACGTCCGGTGCGCTGGTCGAGGCGATCGAACACCTCGAGCTGAGCAGGCTGTCGGTGATCACGCCGTACGACGCCCCGCTGACCGAACGACTGCACGCGTTCCTCCACGAGGCGGGCACCGAGGTGGTGCGCTCCGATCATCTCGGGCTCGGCGGTGGCATCTGGAAGGTCAACTACCGCACGATCGCCGAGCGGATCATCGCCGCGGACGACCCCAGGTCGGAGGCGATCTTCGTGAGCTGCACGAATCTGCCGACGTACGACGTCATCGCCCCGCTCGAGCAGGAGCTCGGGAAACCGGTCCTCACCGCCAACCAGCTCACGATCTGGGCCTGTCTCGGCCGGATGAAACTCCCCATGACGGGCCCCGGCAAGTGGCTCCGCAACGTCTTCTGA